The DNA segment CTTCAGAATCGTTCATATGCTTGCAAGCATTTAATGGATGCAAACTTTTATTGTTGTGGTGCAAACTTTGGCTCCTGCTGATCATAACCAGGCTGTTTGATCATGTTGTGACATTTACCTATCTACTTTACAGATTGGGTTCGAGAGCAGGTCCTTGGTGGTTTTTGCACCAGAAAGAACCAACATACAAGTTAGTGAAAATGTATTCTTGGTTGTGAGGTTTTATTGATTCGTTTAATAATAAGTAACTAATCATTACCGCTACTTCTATACCAAGAATTGAACTAGACGTGAGAAGCTGttaatttgaagttttgaaccaATCTACATATGGCTCAATTTAAGTCTAAATTGAGTCTCATGCTAGTGCCATCTTCCCATACCTGACATATACAGTGATATCATCTGTTGTTAAACAATAAGATATATCTTTCTCACTAGTAAAACAAAGAAGGTacatctaattaaaaaaaagatatcctTTTCCAACCTATCATGGATTACGCTTAGCATATTTTCTAGTGCACCATGACAGAAGTACATTTACAAAGAGATTACTAATTAGTTTTAATTTTAGGAGACAAAGACAACCCTTTAATCTGAATAAGGTTCTTTGGCTGTAACATTACCACATTGGTTTGGCATCTAGTTGTTATCTTTTGGTAGAAAATATAGTGATGATTGCATCTTTAGGGTATGCACATAGCTGGTAGTATTTTTGCTAATACATTGTTATATGCAGATTACACTCAAGTACATGTTGATGTTGGGCTGCAGGGGATAAATAGGAAGATAGAGAATGGAAGTGATCAAAGGTGCATTATACTCAACAGACTAGTTCAATATATTTTGTTCTTAGCATTGTGTTGACTTTTGCAAATGTTTTGGACTTTAGGTAGATTTACATGATATTAACTGAAGTACAAGCATAAATTCACATAAATTGAGAactaactctctctctctctctctctgaaagTAGAAGTGTGTAAAGAACATGGTAGATTCTATTTTATATTGTTATGATAACAACAAACTTGAAAGATATAAAACCTTTCTAATCAATCAGTAGGATCCTGGAGGCAGTACTTGTGTTCTTTTCCTATGAATATACTTGTAGGGTAGTCGTCAGTAAAGACTCGCATAATCAGCAGGCCCATATGGCTGGAACCATTCAGCCAGTACTCCTTTCTTCCTTTTAGGGTTGCATCCAATGTCTTGGCATAAGATATCGTTAAACCAAACGTTAACGGTGCTTATACAGGACCTGCGAAAGTACTTTCCGTTGTAAAGATCCTTATATTTAGCCCACTCTGCTACACTCTCTTCCATACATCTTATGCTTGGTAATTTGAAGCGACCAGCCAGGAAATGCGTAACCCAATTGGCCATCCTTTCTGAGGCATATATGTTGGTAAGGCTCTCAGAGTATCCAACAATTGCTAACTGAGGAATCCGAGGATGGATGCATTCTCTGCAAGTTTCAAATATTTTGGTAAATGGGAAATGAACGTACAGGCTTTAACTAGTAAACATTAAAACTTAAACATGATGTATGAAGTTTATTAAATTCTCATCATCCCAAATTATGCTAACTACTGGCTTATTGTTATCAAAACCATTGGTATTTCGTAATGATACCTATTAGCTGCTCTGGAGCGTAAAAATTGGTTAATAGCTTCAACAGCTGATGGACATTTTCATGCATAATAGCAGTGCACTAATTTTGCGGACATAATGTTATCCCTTGTTCCTGTCTATTCACTGTATTGTTCTCAAAGTATGCACACTAACCAAAGAAATGTTGAACTTCTACCTGTATAGAGGGACCGCAGTAGCTGATGACCCTGCCACTTTCTCTTTGCACCAGTTTGCTGTGAAGATGTCTCTAAGTTTCTGATCTCCCCTAaatcctgttgctagaattacAATGTCACTCTTTATGTGTTCATTTCCATCTTCCAGGATGATTCCATCATTAAAGAAGCTGAACCTCTTGGATTTCTTGAGAATAATGCTGCCTTCATCAACCTTATCATAAAACCCCTCTGGTAGCATTGCAATCAAGCAAGACGACATGGCAAAGGAGAAGCTGTAGTCAGGAACCATCCCATGCTTTTGTAAAGGAATGCTTCGCTTGAAGTAAGTTTCAATTACTTTTGAGATTGCCCATCTCTGAAAAAGCAGATGGAAAGAAATATTTTCAGTTTTGTGGGTTCTCAAGCTTATTAGTCTGAATGAAAGTTGAACTGGTTTCTAAACTCCAATTAAATTGAAGTGCTAATGTACCAAGGGAGAGAGCGCAGTGGCTAAAACATAATATAGAAATCCTTCACCGGGTTTATGAACTAGTAGCTGTGAAATACGGTTAAGATAGAAGTAACTGAGGTCAACTCCGCAAATACTAGATTTGTGTACCAACCAGTGCCTTGTTCTATATATCATGGTACATGGCTGGGTTTCACCTACATTTTGAACAGAAGTGTTAGCCATATGTTCTTTAGACTGATTATTGCCAGTTAGTGAGGAGTTGATTCTGTTTGACGCACCATTCACCTTGGCGACCTCTGCAGCGATGTCAAATGCAGATTTTCCAGAGCCTATTATAGTCACCTTCTTCCCTTTGACAAATTCAGCTGCATTATCCATGTAAGAGTAATCTATTGAGTGCAAGATTTTCCCCTTGAACAACTCTAGGCCACTGTTTGCCGGAAATTCTGGGATATTTGGGCTTCCGCTGTGCCTTCCAATGCACACGATTAGAAAATCCACTAGAAAAACCTGTGACAACAGGAGATCAACATACAAAGTTGCAGTATGGCATACAATTTTCTTCACACAAAAGGTGAAATACATTATATTGTTGGTTCAAGCAGATTTGCTGACTTCATATTATTCTTGTTCAGGGTGAGGATGCTGTTCTATTTTCATTGCTAGATAATGTCTTTTCTCACATGTTACTCCATTCCTATGCACCAGTGTGAATTTGATAAATATGCAAGGTGAATGCACATACCTCAATGTTACCAATTTTCAAGTCCTTCACGGTGAGGCGCCACACCCCATCTTTCTGAGCACCAAATGCCTCACCATTTCCAGACCAGTGCTCCCACTGCATTATCTCTCCCTCGGTTGCACCAAGGTATTCAACTCCAAGCACCTGGCTATTGAACCTGATGCACTTGAGGAGATCAAACTCGCTGGCATATGACCTCAGGTACTCCATGACCTTCCTATGGCTTGGGTACTTCTCTGTCACAGTTGCTGGCCATGCCAGGTCTGAGAACCTGAATGCCGTGGTTGGTGCCTGGAGCCTTGTTGACTCCAAGGTGTGTGCCCAGACGCCACCGATGGTGTCGTCTGCTTCGAACACGATTGGGTTGAATCCTTTGTCCAGTGAGTGCTTGCATGCTGCTAGGCCGCTCACACCGGCGCCGATGATGCCAACCCTCTTCCTGTCCATTTTCTTGCTCTGCGTCCAGGTTCTtgggaggaaggaagaagatgggggTAGATGTTATAGAATGTTGCTGATTGATTGATTCTTTGGATAAGTTAAATTAGATTTTTTTGGAGTTGGTGGATCTTTTCAGGGGATTGGATGGGGGCCAAACCACCACCACTTGCTTGCTTGGCGTCTTCACTGTTTGCTGGTTCTAGCCCTGTCAGCCTCTGGCAGTTTGTCCCTTTTTTTCCGCtgtgagtttttctttttgtgtgtttgtgttCAGTGGGAGGTTGGGAGTGGTAATTTTAGAAATGGATGATGGATGTGTTTTGAGTGCTTAATGAGGTGAGGTGAAGTCTCTTTCAAAGTTGAGCAAATATCATGGCATCTCAATGGGATAAAATCTGAATTTATACGCATATATCAAGAGGGCATCCCAATGGGCTAGATTCTGGATTGGCCAACAAGGCCTCGAATCGATCCAACATGCTTGGCAACGACGTCAGCGAACGTCCTCCGGCCGATGATGGAGGTGGTAAAGCCGCATTTGGTCCCTATCAAAGTTTGT comes from the Oryza glaberrima chromosome 9, OglaRS2, whole genome shotgun sequence genome and includes:
- the LOC127783972 gene encoding probable flavin-containing monooxygenase 1 yields the protein MDRKRVGIIGAGVSGLAACKHSLDKGFNPIVFEADDTIGGVWAHTLESTRLQAPTTAFRFSDLAWPATVTEKYPSHRKVMEYLRSYASEFDLLKCIRFNSQVLGVEYLGATEGEIMQWEHWSGNGEAFGAQKDGVWRLTVKDLKIGNIEVFLVDFLIVCIGRHSGSPNIPEFPANSGLELFKGKILHSIDYSYMDNAAEFVKGKKVTIIGSGKSAFDIAAEVAKVNGETQPCTMIYRTRHWLVHKSSICGVDLSYFYLNRISQLLVHKPGEGFLYYVLATALSPLRWAISKVIETYFKRSIPLQKHGMVPDYSFSFAMSSCLIAMLPEGFYDKVDEGSIILKKSKRFSFFNDGIILEDGNEHIKSDIVILATGFRGDQKLRDIFTANWCKEKVAGSSATAVPLYRECIHPRIPQLAIVGYSESLTNIYASERMANWVTHFLAGRFKLPSIRCMEESVAEWAKYKDLYNGKYFRRSCISTVNVWFNDILCQDIGCNPKRKKGVLAEWFQPYGPADYASLY